The following are encoded in a window of Mycobacterium sp. ELW1 genomic DNA:
- a CDS encoding zinc ABC transporter substrate-binding protein translates to MRSTAIRAVMGLSALALAAGLTACGGDKSPGGAPAAQTPTVVASTDVWGSVAQAVAGDHAKVTSIITSASADPHSFEASPSNAADIADASLVVYNGGGYDHWVDDVLAGHKGVASVNAYSLLKPPAGEPEPANEHVFYDLATARAVASSIADKLAQDDPQHAADYKSNAETFNRKADAIAQTENAIRTTHPGAAVVATEPVAHYLLVAAGLTDKTPAGFASAVEQDTDPAPVDVAAMLDLIKSRQIAAVVFNEQTITEVTKQVQAAAQSAGVPIVSVTETLPDGKDYLTWQRDTADRLTAALQQNR, encoded by the coding sequence GTGCGCAGTACTGCGATCCGCGCGGTCATGGGTTTGTCGGCGTTGGCGCTGGCGGCCGGTCTCACCGCATGTGGCGGCGACAAGTCCCCGGGCGGCGCTCCGGCAGCACAGACACCCACCGTGGTGGCCTCCACCGACGTATGGGGCAGCGTCGCGCAGGCGGTCGCAGGCGACCACGCCAAGGTCACCTCGATCATCACCAGCGCCTCGGCAGACCCGCACTCGTTCGAGGCCAGCCCCTCGAATGCAGCCGACATCGCGGACGCGTCGCTGGTGGTCTACAACGGCGGCGGCTACGACCACTGGGTCGACGACGTCCTGGCCGGTCACAAGGGCGTGGCGTCGGTCAACGCGTACTCGCTGCTGAAGCCGCCCGCCGGCGAGCCCGAGCCGGCCAACGAGCACGTCTTCTATGACCTGGCCACCGCGCGGGCCGTGGCCAGCTCGATCGCCGACAAGCTCGCACAGGACGATCCGCAGCACGCCGCCGACTACAAGTCCAACGCCGAGACCTTCAACCGCAAGGCCGACGCGATAGCGCAGACCGAGAACGCCATCCGCACCACCCACCCGGGCGCCGCGGTGGTCGCGACCGAACCCGTCGCGCACTATCTCCTGGTGGCCGCCGGCCTGACCGACAAGACACCCGCCGGATTCGCCAGCGCCGTCGAGCAGGACACCGATCCCGCCCCCGTCGACGTCGCGGCCATGCTGGACCTCATCAAGTCCCGCCAGATCGCCGCTGTGGTGTTCAACGAACAAACCATCACCGAGGTCACCAAACAGGTCCAGGCGGCAGCTCAGAGCGCCGGCGTGCCCATTGTCAGCGTCACCGAGACGCTGCCCGACGGCAAGGACTACCTGACCTGGCAGCG